One segment of Sulfobacillus thermosulfidooxidans DSM 9293 DNA contains the following:
- a CDS encoding guanylate kinase has product MKGHIFILIGPSGAGKTTLANTLHQEGLAHRIVTWTTRSPRPGEAPGRDYIFVTPGQFDAAFHQGDLLEREYLYGTWYGTPIQALSDALHQNHIVLISMGLQGARTIKQRWPSQSTIVAVLPPNPETLYQRLLNRGISDHDLAVRWPVMQQEVNEAQQLADYLIINDALPRAIAELKHIISQQTSKIL; this is encoded by the coding sequence ATGAAAGGACATATTTTTATCCTGATAGGCCCTAGCGGAGCAGGTAAAACGACTTTAGCGAACACCCTTCATCAGGAAGGATTGGCCCATCGCATCGTGACATGGACAACACGATCCCCTCGACCGGGCGAAGCGCCTGGACGAGATTACATTTTTGTAACTCCAGGGCAATTTGACGCAGCCTTTCATCAAGGGGACTTATTAGAGCGTGAATATCTTTACGGAACATGGTACGGGACCCCCATTCAAGCATTATCGGATGCTTTGCATCAAAATCACATTGTTCTTATCTCTATGGGACTTCAAGGCGCTCGAACTATCAAACAACGCTGGCCATCCCAGTCAACTATCGTGGCCGTACTCCCCCCCAATCCAGAAACCTTGTATCAACGTTTACTCAATCGTGGGATTTCCGATCACGATTTAGCTGTACGATGGCCGGTTATGCAGCAAGAAGTGAACGAAGCCCAACAATTGGCAGATTATCTTATTATAAATGATGCTCTGCCTCGTGCAATTGCTGAACTCAAACACATTATTTCACAACA